DNA from Pomacea canaliculata isolate SZHN2017 linkage group LG9, ASM307304v1, whole genome shotgun sequence:
TTTGGTGATCTCCCTTGCACCTCCTTGTAGCTGAGTTCGCAAACGTTTTGTAAGATACATAATGCGAATTATTCTTCGCAACAGATCACATGTTTCCTGCAACAGTAATTGACATATAACtaatattctttttaattatttaacatGAAGATGAAGCTCTAGTTTTAGGCCACTGCTTTCGAAGGTTTCTCATTTTCCTCCATCTTCTAAACTTAAGGTACGTTGTAGATTAGCAATTCTAACATAAAGGTATAAggacataagaaaaaaaatgacagaagctttttctttgataactTTTGATGGCTATGCAAATTTTACATCGATTTAGCTCATTTAGGTTCTGTATTTTATGTCTCCgcaaacctttttatttatctgatgTAAAAACTCTGTTCTTCTATGACATATCACTTGCCAGACATAAACTGAAAATTAAGCATATGCAGGAAATATACTTGCATGTAGATGTCTGAGTTGTGTTGTTCTTGCCAAAATCTTTGTATATGGTTCTGAGACCTTTGCTCTGATTctgagcaaaataaataaacaaagaataataataacaacaataataaaggcATTTCTGTAGGGCATTTCACTGCTCACAACAAACTTAATGAGCAACACAAACAGCTGGTTTAACAGTGTCATGCACACATGAATACacatgcagcacacacacaggtgcctACATAAAAAACACACCTTGCATACAAAGAGTGGAAggtgtgaaaagagaaaaatcactaGCTTTATAAAAGTATTCCAAGTAAAGGATGGGTCTTAAGGccagaattgaaaaaaaatggtactGATATGGAttataattgaaaataataagtaaGCTTGTATAGGTCCATAGGCAAGCTCACTGTGCTGAACAGGATCCACAAACTAGtcaaaaagatgtaaaatagAGAACAATGCGAATACTCGCTGCTTCCTGTAGTAAAGAGTAATAACTGCAGATTTAAGGGTTAGTGACACCAGGAGAGTACTGAGAATATTAAGAAACgttatgatgataaaataatgacataCAACTCAGTCTTGATCAAAATTGATATTGGTAAAGCATTCCAGACATTGAGGTTGGagaagtggggaaaaaaaagcagtggCTGAACTTCTTTCTGATACATGGCACATGCAGGAGGTTGGTATGAGCAGATtggagagactgactgggctcATTAGGTGTTCATAACCCAGACATATCCGGAGGAAAGGCTAAGGAGACAATGGTGGGAGAGTGTGGCCACCTTGTAGTCAATATGGGCACAGACAAAATAGACAGCACAAACATATAAGTTTTAATGAGGAAGAAACTGTTAATAAAAGCCTTATATAGCTAATTCTGAGAAACTCTAGTAAAATTAACTTGAAGACCAAATTTATGTGGTTCTCTAGTGAAAGCAGTGTTTTAATGATTACATCAAGATTTCTGGAGAGAGTGGGATACCTGCACAatattgattatttttaaaaattgtcacagtcagaaattttctttttacaaagaGGGCTTCTTACCTGTCCATTGCTGACAGCAGTGACTGTGTTCTAGTCTGCATCATCTGAAGTACACCTGAATAATTAATACAATTAAATGAAGGAAAATTTGCTTCCTGTGTAGCACatgaaaaattcacaaatatgcattttctcacaaaaatgaATACCCACCTTCCAAAGTTTCAACACTAGTTGCCTGAGAGAGGAGATCTTCATGATGATCAACTATCTGTAGCCAGAAAATATCTTGACATCATACATCCAGTAAGCAAATTTTAAAGCAAGACATTTAAActaaacacaaaagacaaagtaCTGCTAGTGGAAAATACTGTGCATAGCTTGATACATACAAATGGACGATTTGTACAGAGTCCTTCACAAAGAAACTAAACtgtgataataaaaatacaccaTTGCCTTCTTTCTATTCTCCCTCTCTTAgaatcagagaaagagagagctatGACACTGAGAAGAAATTATAATGAAAATGAGgactaaaatttaaatatatatatataaaatatcattaagtaaccaaaaattaaaaaaaactaatgaaaagtatatatcattattttgtgCAGTCTCCTAAAATTACTTATCTTACCTGAGAATGAATCTCTTTATCAAGGAGTGAAATGCCTTCAGCGAGCTTGCCAAGTTGCTGTGAAATAGCCATGCCTTGAATAACTTTATTGGCATGTTCTTTGACATCAAAGTTCTCATTAAGAAATTGTTTGAACAGATCTGCATAGGAAACAAATACATACTTTGTTTCAGTGAAACAAGTCACCAGGTGCTTTCAAAGTCCACAATCAGGGTATAGTGGAGAGGGGATGGGTTAGTGTTTTACattgagccagcaactaaggctatatgaaagcaaagcagccagaactgtaaatagatgccatatacagagaaagaaaagcatgctCGTGATGAGATCTTAACCCATGGCATCCAATCCTCATTTTATTGGTAATAGGTACTAAACATTGGGCCACCAGACCGCCTCtggagaaagggaggagagtTGATCGAAATTCAGTTTGATAGGCTTCCttacagtaattaaaaatattaacccTTAGAGCACAATGAGCCATGACTGTGGCTTTTTCGGGGAAGCACAAGGAagacaattttcatttttttaattgcaaagttcaaactttctcctttccaaaaatgtataagTTTCTTGGTCTGATGAATACTAATGAatagtcttcagttattagccagtctttgtaatacttaaaCTTTTACGCTATGCTCAGAGAGTTAAAAAGACTGCAAATATTTGGAAGTGGGAAAGCTATAAGCATACTGTGTTTACACAGACAATTATTGGTATCTCTGAATTGTCTTTTCAATACTGTGCAAGCAAAATAACATTTCTGCTTATTATATTGATTGGTTGAATTAGTGTTATTTGGATGGAAAAGGAAAGTACTTCAATTTCATATTGATAAAGGACTATGAAAAATGTACTGTTTTGCACCCGTAATCATGGGCGTGGAACCCGAAATGCACTTTAAGTCGTTTAAGATACATCAAAATTGTAAGAAAGTTCCCACTGATGTAGTAAGCAATTTTCAAAGTGCTTGATAATCCATGACCCACGCTCCTACGTCTTATCAACACTCGAGAAGGCCGCATTCCTGGCCttatactactactacaatGCTAGTACTAGTCATAACGTAATTTAGTAAACTGCAACAGAATACTTGAAAACGATTACTCCTTTTACCCACAACAAAAAGCACGAACAACTACTTGAGTAAAACATACACATTCACTCCTTAATTTCAATCGTGCATGTGAAATAACGTATGAAATTTGAGGAATATTCTCAAATACCATCATTGTTTATAAGCTGCCACACGTCGTTGTCTGCCATGTTGCTTCCGGATAGCTCTTCAAACGAGATGGTAAAAATTTACTTCTAGCAAAATCAGAATTTGATTAtttcaaaactttgttttataatcgtgcattttatcttttcttaaaGGTTTAATTGCTTCATAGTTCGGTATTTCAGTCacagtttcaaaaaaaacacaagtaaTTTAAgttattgtttgtattattaaactatattttaagagataaatttactttttaatataattGAGGTCGATAAACTGTCAATGTTAAGGGTTAAGGCTTATACTGCTTTGTTCTTATAAAGTAAAGACCCGGCCAAGGTAAGAGTTTTAAGTTGAAGGTCGGAAGAAGCATGGTTGTGTTTGTAGTTGAGAACCTTTCGTTTGCTTCTATTCATTATGCCAACCAAAAGCCGACTAGGAGCTACAGATTTACGCAAATACTGTAACTCAAATAGGCGGTGGTGCTGCTGAATGCCAGACTTAAGATTTCGTGCTGGCGCTTCACAGACATTTGCTAGGATGAATGGAAGTTCAGCGGTTAGCTACAACGAGCATAAATGGATTAAACCCATAGACTTGTTGAATAATAGCCAGCCTGTGAAGATATGTGCACCAATGGTGAGATACTCCAAGTAAGTACTTGGTAAAACCTGATCGAGGTAAAAGTTTAGCTAATGATGCAGAGCTTATGGATATGCAAAGTCAGCAGAGGCAGTAgaaattctgtttcttttgatATCAGTCATCATACAGTTTAAATTGTTGGTGATCCAATATAATTCAGCAGCTAGGAATAGGAATGACTTTAAATCAGCTGCATAACACAGATTTATAGCACTGACAAGTTAGAATTAAGGCGAgtaatgcattttaaattgaTGTGCTCAAGGTTGTAAGGACCATGATCACAATTTACCTAAAtttgagtattattttttttttaagcttgtgGAAATCATTGATCCAGTCTTGAAATGCTTTGTGTGCAGGCTCCCTTTTAGGATGCTAGTTCGCAAATATGAATGTGATATTGCCTACACACCAATGATAATTTCAAACTGCTTTGTAAAGTCTGTCAAAGCTCGTGACAATGACTTTACTACTTGTCCAGGTACAAAGTGATATTCTCATGTAAACAGTATGTGTtcaagatatattttaatatcagtTTCCATCAAAAATATAATGTTCAATAGAAACAGATGCATGTAGATGTTAATTGATGACATGGTGATCACTCAAACCTAAATATTTGGAGTTTTCTGTTCAATATAAAGATAACCTTGTTTTCCAACAAGTTGATTCTCACTAGTCCTTTAtattaaattgttttcaataaactTATGTACTTCCTGCTGTCAATTTCTCAGTCTGTATAATCTGTGGATaagcaaactatttttattttataacatagAACAATCCCAAAATTTATGGACtgagaaataaagatataatGGTGAACACAGAAATCTCTGGAAAAGATTGTGTAAGAGGTAATTGCTATTAGGAtttattaatacaaaatatttatttattttacaggtgACAGACCCTTGATAGTTCAGTTTGCTGCGAACAACTCTCAAGACTTTGCGGATGCAGCAGAGATTGTTGCTCCGTATGTAATTGTGTTCTACACTGACATATTGTTAGTTATTCTGTGAAGTGCTTTTGTATGTAAAGAAAACAGTAGAATGTGGTGGTgcaaacatagaaaacaaagggaaaaattaatttcactGCAGCAAGATGGATTTCTCAATGTGTTTTACAAGAGACACAGATCAGTATGGGAAGAGACATCGCAATCAGCCTGATTCATATGCTCAGAATCATATGCTTGCATGTTCAATGCCAAGAATGTGTAGGAACATGGGGAGAATGGATAGTAGACCAGATTACAGTAGGTATTTCCAAAaaatgtaggttttttttttttgttcagacTGCTGAATGGAGAGACAGGTAGGGCAATCCAAATACTGGGACCAGGGAAAGAGACTGAGCAACAGCCAAACTTATGTGTGTAATAGATAAACTTCAATTTTCATGCCACAGCTGCCCATGCAGTACTTGTTGAAAGTAGTTGAATAATTGTTCTTTATATACTAGACCATAGATGCaattctgaatttttgtttttgcttgtcattcttatatatacacacacacctgtgtgtgaGTTTAGATTTCCACATGTACTTATATATGTACTTGCCTTTGCACAGGTTTTCAGATGGAGTTGACCTAAATTGCGGATGCCCACAAAGGTTTGTTCATTACATTATTACAGTGTTTTAttgaaatttgttgtttttaattttttgcatgCTTTTTTGTGGGAACAGGATATGTTAGacatattattatatgtatattcGAAAACTGAAGGCCATGCATTTGAAAAGGGGTTAAACATTTGAAACTGTATTGATGGTTGATCTACTAAACATACAATATGTCAATAATATTGTCAATGTCATGTCAATAATAAAGGAGGAAATTATTCAGATATGATTGTGCTGTTTGTTTCTCAGATGGGCCATGGCGGAAGGTTATGGATCTTGCTTGCTCAATAAACCCGAATTGCTCTCTGAAATGGTGCGACAAACTAGGAACAGAATTAAGCAGGATGATTTTACAGTCTCCATCAAGATAAGAATACATGATGATATCAGGTGGGTATCATAAGAAATATTGCACATTTCATGTTTAATAATCTTTACTCCACATACTATTCATAAGTTCATGACAGATATTAGTGAGTAAGcgctattttatttaaagaatcaTTTTACATGCAGAAAGACGGTGGAATTGTGCCAACGAGCAGAGAAGAGTGGAGCTTCCTGGATAACGGTCCATGGTCGCACAAAAGAACAGCGTTGTCAGCCAGTTAACTATGAAGCCATCCGCATAATTAAAGATAGTGTGGGCATCCCGGTTGTTGCCAATGGAGATATACGTAGTAAGCCAGATATTGACAACGTAAGGAAAATAACCGGGGTTGATGGTGAGCACATACATTAGAAGCAGCAAAGTAATTATATAaattcaataaaagaaatgtgctagaaagaaaaacagtttaaattgcCATTTGTGAGTCTTGTAGCAAAATGACACCAGCATCTTCCatatctgtttgttgtttttttttaaagaaaaaaagcagttatACAATATAGCATGTGTATCTGTAGTTTATCTTTCAACCAACAAATAGCAAGTGaactatatttttaacaaaatattttacaaacaggtGTTATGGCAGCGAGAGGCATGCTGGCCAACCCTGCTATGTATGCAGGTTACCAGGAAACACCTTGGCACTGCGTAAGAGATTGGGTAAGGGGTGTTCTTTGTGTTTCATGGTTACTGGCAATTAGATTCCcattcttgctttctttccccCTATTTAGCCTATGCTATTTTTTCCTGCAGCATCAAAGGGTTTAGCTTTTTTGACAAAGAGTCAGATGAATATCAATAACAAGGTAAATACTTTATTCTTGCATCAATAGCTTAATGACGCTAATGTTTTGACTTGTACCTGGATATTTATTTCAACTGTCTAAAAGAGAAGGTCAGTGTTATAATTAGACTTCTCTAATTATAGTCCTTTAATAATCCTCCCTGACAAACAATGGGAAACAAGAtattgtcatttgaaaataCTGCATCATGCTTAAAGGTTTATtaggttgtttgttttgtaatgacTGGGTAGAGCTTAGTGCAAGATGGTGTTTTTCCAAATCAGAGAGAACACTCCTCCTTCCTGCCTCCTTGCTGTTCTTACAATACACACGTACGAGCATCACGACAAACAGAAAGATACTTCATATTCACAGATACACCTAATTAACTTATGGTTCAGCTGTCTCATTGGCTGTAATCATGACAGCGTGACCATATCCTTGTACagtcctgatgtctgtgttgctGACCTTTTTCTATGTTTAGtcatgtttgtaggtgtgttaTCTCGAGAGCAGAAGGGGAAAATAGTATTTGCTGtaattttgggaaatagtacCTTGCACCGAGCTGTACTcagtcattaggaaaaaaaaatttctttccacTAGACCTGagcattttgttgacatttGATTGTAGAGGTAAGATTTCTTGATGTATTTTCCTGATGTGCATGTgcctgctctgtgtgtgtgtgtgacttgcaCATGtgaatctgatttttttttaatccaacaGGTAAAAATTGCACTATCTTTGGGGACACCTTTTCAGTGTTTCCATCATCACCTCATTTACATGTTGGAAAAAATAATGGGCCGTGCAGAGAGACGTGTTTTCAACAGCCTGGCCAGCACATCAGCTGTTATTGAATTTCTCAGGGACAATTATGgcttttaattttgaaaataatgtgttaTTAAAAAACAGGCAGCAaagatttggttttttttctgtacttgtcATCTGTGATAGTCCATCAAAACTATTATAATGGCAGCTAAATCAACCATTTCAGGGAATGAGAGTAGTGAACATTCAATCTTCTTTATGGCATATTACATGTCATGATTAGCTATTGATAAGTTGTTTTACTTTGTACTGAGATGAGGATATTAATGTACACATTGCATTCTTAAAGAATTGACAAAATTTTGGggtgtaaacatttttcagttGACTAAATTCAATgagttataataaacattttatgatatCTCACAAGTTGTGTGAGGTAAAGGTGTATGTGAGCATGTATTACAGATAAATTTATCTTCCTTTAAACTTCTGTCaccttgaaataaaaacatttggtTCATGCAAttgtttacagggcttctgcttacgccaaaaattgcgtacagtacgcattaaaagttcggaggaccccttcaattttcgtcaatggggtccccttcaaatttgggcgaagaacagggaccccttaaaaatctgaagaaggggtccctgggaccccaaagaatttagccttagcagaagccctggtttagatagttttatctttaatgtgtgcacatttctgaaatgcATAAACTATTTGCTGTCAGCTCTTTTATCATATTTACTTCAGTGCAAAATTACCTCAAACAAATGCATGTGGAAGTGGAGGCAAGAATAATGCCCTATATCAAAAGAAATTATGACTCATGGAAATATGAAGCACTAATTTTCAGATTTATGTTaacttttacaataaaaaaagggACATAATAGCTGGATGTATAAAGAACCCTATTGGTTGTTTTGTAGctagtcattatttttttatgtgtccaGAGATATTGCTTAATATAATGGTAAATAAAGTATAATGCTGTGAAACTCCGCCTACCTAAGTATGTGTCTATGTTTGAAGTACAAAGCTTGTAAGCAGTAAGGCCTACAGAGAGACAACTAAAATATGCAGACATCTGTGTAACGGGACTAGGTTTCCTTTGCCAGGCTGATGTAATGACTTTAAAATACTGATAATTTTCTCCATTACTGTCAACATAATACACAACACTGCTTGCAGAAAAGTGCTACTTTCGTTCTGGTATTGTGAAAAATAGTATGTTGAAACTGCGTAGTCTGTATTCCAATTTCTTGATATGTGTCCTTACAGCTATTTACTTCAAAAtggacatatttttttatccacAGAGGAAATATAGGACTCAGTTCGCAAGTAGTTTACTGAAGGGAATAGTGTAGTCTGACTGACGACGTCCCTCGCTAAGGCCAGCAACGCGGCCCCTTAGCGccaatcagtccgttcctctttgttgcCCCaaggaagaggacggaagttcccaagggagaattttccactaaattTCTAGCTCTTGTTCGTCGGGTGCGTAGTCTAATCTCTACCTCGCACTgttctttatcattatttttttcttcgtccACTACATTCCCGCACTCTgccgaccttggaatccacaaaagacaaTGCTTTTTCCCAGACAAAAGTGCGTCAATTCCACGGATCTTCATGTGTtttctctctgctgctgtgtcacaactACACACAGCACAAATCTCTCGCACTAGTGATACAcgttcacctcattcacacgaTTAGGACATACGCAGAACACGTTAGCATTTTAATTGTTGGGACTAAttacacgctcacacaggtaaatataagttcaaagacatttatttacatattttacacatacaactactacATCTATTCTAACCTATCTACTATAGTCTACTAAAACTATAGCGCATAACTCTCTGGAGTTCGAAAAaataagggggggggggggttgagTGAGGTACGTGAACCGCTTTCCAGCAGGACCATAGCACCTTGCGGCAGAATGATATACTTCTCACGTACTCAGAACCAAATtaagttttactgcttttcgGTAAACAGGTATAAGGACTTTTGCCTGCTATTTatactggacagtttgggtgctACATCACCCTCTTTTGTCGTCCGTCTCGCGAGACCAAGTGCATGGCGAGGTAGAGGGAACAATTACTTACAAGTACTCAATCAACGGTAAGCACTTTAATTCCTACacaagcgctcccgctacaatactccagtggcgtaggaaccaggggggcagcggggcaGCCCCaagaaaatacagggggggcaggaatatccttttgccccccaatatttgagacgtaattctcacaaagagcaaagaactgaagaaggTAGGGAACGTAGAGAAGAGACGGTCATcaaccgtcacaaaagcgggcctgaggcaagtggaggcttaACACCTCAGACGATCAGATCGTGCGTGCAgtccccccccatccttttttacgaatgtgcgagtgcgaacgccgttcactgtcagcagggagtttgccccccaacgccgaacatcttcctacgccactgtactCACAGTTGAATATTTTGAGTTTTGATTACTGCATGCTcggactgaaaaaaaagttggtatGCTGAAATGATCACGAGTGATACATCAGCACTCATTAtagcaagttaaaaaaaaaaaacaaacaaacaaaccgcgTGGGATCGAGCTGACATCGCTGGAAAAACCAGCAGCGATCAATAAAAACGTACGTGTGCGGCTACTATAGAATTCGATAACGATTAAAACAGTCCATTTAAACCCATGACTGTAGATACAAATGAAACACTTGGGTTCTAGGAATTCGAGCTgtttgttcactgttcactgttacAATCCTTGAAAACACTGCGCTCGGTAAGTTATCGTAGCATGGACCTATATATAG
Protein-coding regions in this window:
- the LOC112572810 gene encoding tRNA-dihydrouridine(20a/20b) synthase [NAD(P)+]-like isoform X1 — translated: MPDLRFRAGASQTFARMNGSSAVSYNEHKWIKPIDLLNNSQPVKICAPMVRYSKLPFRMLVRKYECDIAYTPMIISNCFVKSVKARDNDFTTCPGDRPLIVQFAANNSQDFADAAEIVAPFSDGVDLNCGCPQRWAMAEGYGSCLLNKPELLSEMVRQTRNRIKQDDFTVSIKIRIHDDIRKTVELCQRAEKSGASWITVHGRTKEQRCQPVNYEAIRIIKDSVGIPVVANGDIRSKPDIDNVRKITGVDGVMAARGMLANPAMYAGYQETPWHCVRDWVKIALSLGTPFQCFHHHLIYMLEKIMGRAERRVFNSLASTSAVIEFLRDNYGF
- the LOC112572810 gene encoding tRNA-dihydrouridine(20a/20b) synthase [NAD(P)+]-like isoform X2, with amino-acid sequence MPDLRFRAGASQTFARMNGSSAVSYNEHKWIKPIDLLNNSQPVKICAPMVRYSKLPFRMLVRKYECDIAYTPMIISNCFVKSVKARDNDFTTCPGDRPLIVQFAANNSQDFADAAEIVAPFSDGVDLNCGCPQRWAMAEGYGSCLLNKPELLSEMVRQTRNRIKQDDFTVSIKIRIHDDIRKTVELCQRAEKSGASWITVHGRTKEQRCQPVNYEAIRIIKDSVGIPVVANGDIRSKPDIDNVLWQREACWPTLLCMQVTRKHLGTA